The genomic region ACATGACCTTGTTCACCTGAGTCGGGAACACTTCTTCTTTGGTTAAGAATTTAATTCCATCCGCGAGAGGTTGAAGAAGTCCCCAGATCCCGGCGCGGTTCGGGCCCTTACGATCCTGGATAAAACCCGCAACCCTTCTTTCCGCAAGAGTGTAATACGCGCAAGCGGTGATGAGGATAAAAAAGAAAAGCCCGCTTTTTAAAAGCCAAAATAGAATCTCGTTCCAATTCATGGAGCAGTTCTTCCTCCCGCTGTCGCCGATTCGGAAATCTTATCTTCCTTTCTTCTCCGAGGATGATCCGGAGTCGGTTCCGGTTTGTCCTTGAGTTTTGCGTCGAACTCCGCGCGGAATTTTTGCAAGGCCGGACGAACCGCACCCACACAAGCGTCGGAAAGAGGACAGATGGTCGTTCCACCTTCCATGTTTCTGGACAAGGAAAGAATCAAGTCGATGTCTTGGGTCGTTCCTTCTCCTTCACGAATCTTATAAAGAATGTCCCGAACCCAATGAGTACCTTCGCGGCAAGGAGTACACTGACCGCAGGATTCGTGAGCGTAGAATCTCGCGAAACGATACGTGGTCTCCACGATGTCCGTGCCTTCCGCAAGAACGATGACCGCGCCCGAACCGAGCATGGTTTTGTGGGCCGCCATGGATTCGAAATCCATATTCGCGGTTTTGCATTCTTCCGCGGTGAGAATCGGAACGGAAGATCCGCCGGGAATGATCGCCTTGAGAGGTTTATCGTCCACGATTCCTCCGCAAAGATCATTCACAAGTTCTAATAAAGGAGTTCCTAATTCGATTTCATAAACGCCCGGACGTTTTACGTGACCGGAAACGCTGAAGAGTCTCGTACCCGGAGATTTTTCGGTTCCGATCTTGGAATACCAATCCGCTCCCTTGTCGAGAATATGAGGAACCGCCGAAAACGTTTCCACGTTATTCACAACGGTCGGAGAACGATAAAGTCCCGACACGGCGGGGAAAGGAGGTTTCAATCTTGGATGGCCCCTCCTGCCTTCGAGAGAATTGATGAGTGCGGTTTCTTCTCCGCAGATGTAAGCGCCCGCGCCTTCGTAAAGAATCAGATCGAAGTCGAATCCGCTTCCGAGAATATTCTGCCCCAGATATCCTTTCGCATAGGCTTCGTCGATCGCCTTTTGCATGGTTCTCGCGCCTTTTTGAAATTCTCCTCGGATATAAAAGAATCCCTTGCTCGAACCGATCGCTTTGGCTCCGATGATCATCCCTTCGATGATCTGGTGCGGAAGGTTCTCAATCAGTTTACGATCTTTGAATGTTCCCGGTTCGCCTTCGTCGGCGTTGCAGATGATGTATTTCGGTTTTGGAATGTCTTTCGGAATGAAGGACCACTTGAGTCCGGTCGGAAATCCCGCGCCGCCTCTTCCCCTAAGTCCCGACTTTTTCACCTCGGCGATGATGTCGTCCGGTTTCATCTGAAGGGCTTTTTTCATCCCGTCGTATCCGTGAACCGATTCGTAAAACTCGAGTTCGGCGGACTTAGGGTTGTCGATATATTTCGTGAGAAGTTTCATTTCTGCCATAAGGAGTTCCTTTGTCAGTTCAGGCCGCTTAGAATCTGATCCACTTTTTCGGGCGTAAGTTGTTCGTGAAAATCGTCGTTGATCTGCACCATCGGAGCGTAACCGCATGCGCCCAAACATTCCACCTCTTCCAAGGTGAACTTTTGATCCGGAGTGGTTTGTCCGAGATGAATTCCGAGTTTCTCGCAGAGATGTTTTTCGATCGTATCGTTCCCTTGCAGATAACAGCTCGAGGTTCCGCAGATTTGGATATGATATTTACCGACCGGTTTTTTATTGTAAAGAGTGTAAAACGTCGCGACCCCGTAGACTTGCGCGAGAGAGATCGGATCTCCGAGACGGTCCGCGATGTAATTCATTCCTTCCTGATCCACAAAACCGTGTTCCCTTTGTAGAATGTACAAACAGGGAAGAATCAAGGATCGTTTATCCGGAAACACTTCGAGCATCTTTTGGAATCTTTTTTCGGATTCCGCACTGAACTTGTAACTCATCAGCAGTCCAACTCCCCCGCGATCACGTTCAAGGAACTCATCGTCGCGACCGAATCCGCAAGAAGTCCTCCGCGAACGAGTTCGGAAAAGGATTGATAATACCAGAAGCAAGGGCGTCTAACGTGAACTCTCCAGGGGGATTTTTCCCCTTCGGAAACGATGTAGAATCCGAGTTCTCCGTTGGCCGCTTCGGTCGCCATGTAGTGTTCTCCCGGAGGAACCTTGACGCCGTGCATGATGATCTTGAAGTGATAGATCAATTCTTCCATGTTGTTGTAGACTTTGTTCTTTTCGGGAAGGTAGGCGTGCGGAAGATCCGCGTGCCAAGGCCCTTCCGGAATTCCGTCCACGAGTTGTTCGATGATTCGGATCGATTGACGCATCTCTTCCATTCTCACCAAACTTCTGTGAAGAACGGAACCGTCTTCTCCGACCGGAACGTCGAAGTCCACCTTGTCATACAACATATACGGTTCGTCTTTGCGGACGTCCCAATCCACTCCGGCCGCGCGGAGATTCGGTCCCGAGAATCCGTAGGCGATCGCGTCTTCCGCGGAGATTCCGCCGATTCCTTCGGTGCGTCCGAGAAAGATTTTATTTTTGAGAAGAAGACTGTTGAACTCTTCGATCGCGGGTTTTAATCCCTTGCAGATGAGTTTTACTTCTTTGACGAACTCGGGATAAAGATCCCTTTCCAAACCGCCGATCCTGCAAAAGGTCGTGGTCAATCTCGCGCCCGTCAACTTTTCGATGACTTGATAGATGTTTTCTCTGTGATGAAAGAGATGGAGCATTCCCGAAAAAGCGCCGAGATCCACTCCGAGAATTCCCGTGCAGATGATATGATCCATGATTCTCGAAAGTTCCGAGATGATCATTCTCACATACGTAACTCGATCCGGAACTTCGATCTGCATCATCTTTTCCACCGCGAGAATCCAACCGATGTTGTTCAGCGGAGTCGAAACGTAGTTCATACGATCGGTGCAGACTAGGAACTGATTGTAAGTATAACGTTCTCCTAATTTTTCGAAACAACGGTGAACGTAACCGATGATCGATTCGGCTTCTACGATTCTTTCTCCGTCGAGTTGGATCACGTTCTGGAGAATTCCGTGCGTGGCCGGATGCGAAGGTCCCAAGTTTACGAGAAGATGTCCTTCGGGAAGGTTGGCGAATTTTTGTCCGAAATGTTCGGCCGTTTTTTCGTACATCATTCTACTTTCCTCCTTCCTTTGTGATGTCTTCGTTTACGTGGATCTGAAGAAGGTCTTCGATGAGATAGTCCTGTCCGAATCCTTCCAACGGAAAATCCTTACGAAGAGGATGCCCTTGAAAGTTGTCCGGCATAAGAATCCGATCCAAACTCGGATGTCCGATAAAAGAGATTCCAAAAAGATCATATACTTCGCGTTCGGGCCAGTTCGCGCCTTTGAAAACAGAAGTGATACTCGGTACGGATTCTCCGTCTTCGAGCCGAACCTTAAATTGAATTCTGCTCGAAGCCTTACTTCCCGATCGAAGCAGATAGCAGACTTCGAAACGGGGTTCTTTTTTTCCGAGCCAATCGACCGCAGTTAAGTCGTTTAGAAAATTATAATTGAGTGTTGGATCGTTTTTCAAGGCGGACAATACGGGAACCAATCCCTCCGCTTTTAGAAAAAAAACGGGGACGTTGGAGATCGTCGTTTCCTGCGTATCCAAAAAATGAGGGAATTTTTCTTTTAGGAATCGTTCTACTTCTTCTTTCATCGTACAACCAGGGGTTTATTTCTTTCGTTCAATTCCTGGATTTTCTGCATCACTTCCTGACGTCTCGCTTCCAGCCCCTGGGTTTTCAGTTTCGCCTGTAATTTCAAAAGGGCGTCCAAGATCGCTTCCGGTCTCGGCGGACATCCCGGAACGTAAATGTCCACGGGGAGAATCCGATCCACTCCTTGCAAAACTCCGTATGTATGAAACATTCCACCCGAAGAAGCGCAAGCTCCCACGCTGATCACGAACTTCGGCTCCGCCATCTGATCGTAAATCTGACGAAGCACCGGCGCCATCTTATAAGTAATGGTCCCGAGAACCAGAATCATATCCGCCTGACGCGGTGAAAACGAAGGTCGTTCCGCACCGAAGCGCGCGATATCGTAATCGGAACAAGCCGTGCTCATGTATTCGATTCCGCAACAAGCGGTCGCGAACGGATACGGCCAAAGAGAATAACTTCTTCCCCACTGAATTACGGACTCGATGCTTCCGAGTTGAACCATATCGCCCAGGGCCTGGCCCGGGGCTTTACTCAAATCACTCAATCCCATTCCAAGGCTCCTTTCTTCCAGATATAGTATAAACCAACGACCAAGGTCAGGACAAACACAAACATCTCGACTACGAGAAAAAGTCCGATTCCCGCATTCTTAAATCCGATCAGATTGACCGCGTAAGGAAAAAGGAAAACTGCTTCGATATCAAACAGAATGAATAAGACCGCGACAAGATAAAACTTGATATTGAAAAGTCCTCTCGCATCCCCGTAGTATTGAACCCCGCATTCGAACGTGTCCTGCGGTTTGGACTTTTTTTTCGGGCCGATGAGTATGGCAAGGGTAAGAATCAGAGCGGAGAATCCGACTCCGAGTAAGAATTGAATTAATAAAGGGCCAAGGTGCTCGGGAGCGCTATCCATAGCTACTATTAGACTCCCGTTTGCATATAGCCTGTCAATCAATTTCGCGTTCCATCTCAGGGAACACAAACCCCGATTCCCAACCCGAAAATAAAAATATTCTAAATTAGGATTTCGTTACAATGGCGAATTCCGCCGAACGAAACCCTAAAAAACGGATGGACAAATGGGTCGACTGACTACTGGTAGTAAAGGAACAGAAGGGAAAACGAATTGTCCGCTCCTCGTATCGCATTTACTTTTTCCCGAATCGGGAGCCTTATTTCCTCTTTCCCGAGAATTTTCGGCGCATTCATTCTATTCTTTTTCGTATTCGTGCAGTGTGCTTCCTCGAAAAATTTCATCTTCGGAACCGTATTCGTTCGAAAGGGTTTTACGCCGGATAAAAAAGCGAGACACGTGGTTTTTCCGGTTCAGATTCGAAGCGGCTGGTTGATGAAAAACCAAAACGCGGATCAGAAAAAATTCTTAGAATCCAGAAGTTATGAAAAGCTGGAACTCGCCATTCTCGAATACGGCGGAAAGGTGCAGGACAAATACAACGCGGAAAAACAATACCGCACCGCGTTTGCGGCGGAGAATTCCTTCAGCGAAGAAAAAGGAATTCAAATCGCAAAACAACTCAAAGGCGACGTGGTCGTCTTTACGGACATGACGGATTACGGAACCGCTTCCGGTAATTCGGTGATGGAAGTCACGGTCAAAGCGATGGATGTCGACAACGGAGAAATTCTCTGGAAGGCGATCTACTCGGGGAAAGCCCGAGGTCTTCAGGACAACATCGACATTTCCATTCTCGAGTCCGAAATCTTTGAACATCTTACTGATAAATTAAAAAACAAAACGGAGTAAAAGGAGAAAAACATGGCTAAGGTAGTATTGTCCAGTTTTGCCGAACTAGAAGCCTATACGGGAAAGGAAATCGGAGTATCCGATTATCATACGGTGACACAGGAGCAGGTGAACAAGTTTGCCGACGCGACCCTGGATCATCAGTGGATTCACACCGACCCGGCTAGAGCCGCAAAGGAATCTCCTTTCGGAGGGACGATCGCTCACGGATATCTTACCTTATCCATGGCACCCTACCTCTTATCTCAAATATTAGAATTAAAGAATATTAAGATGGGGATCAATTACGGGATGGAGAAACTTCGGTTTTTAGAGCCCGTAAAAGTAGGAAGCAAGTTGAGAATTAGAGCGGAGTTGATCGAACTGAAAGACCTAAGAGGCACGGCGAGAATGACTCTGAAGATGACTTTTGAAACCGAAGGATCCACGAAAGCGGCGGCCGTAGGAGAGGTAATCTATCTATATCAATTTGCCTGATCAGAAAAAAATTTCTAAAATTGGGTAAAATATGAGTCCTAGACTGATCATCTATATGATCTCGAGAATTCGAGACGAATTCCACAGACACCTAAACCTGGAGCTGAAAGAAAAAGGTTTGGGTCCGTTAACGACCACTCACGCAGACATCCTGTTCGCGCTTGTCAAAAAGAAGAAAGCGCAGATGCAGGAGATCGCGAAGATGATCAATCGAGACAAATCCACGTTAACCGCTCTTGTCGACAAGTTGGAAGCGTTGGGTTTCGTCGAAAGAACGAGAGATCCCGAAGATCAGAGAATCGTCCATCTGGAACTAACGAACAAGGCGTATTCCGTTCGCCCTGTACTACTCGGAATTTCCAGATCGCTCGTAAACAATCTCTACAAGGGATTTACCGAGGACGAAAAAAGGGAACTGGTGCGGCTTTTGATGAAGTTGTATCAGAACCAAAATCCGGAGTCCGCCACGGTGGAGCTCCTTCAGTAAAAATTCCATGGAACCGATCGCTCAGATAACGTCTTGGATTTCCGGTACGATTCTCTTCGTCTTATCGGGACTTCATTTCTATTGGGTGGCGGGAGGAACCAAAGGAAAAAATCGCGCAATACCGGAAGTACAGGGTAAACCGGCGTTTCAACCGGGAAAACTCACCACCGCAACGGTGGGAATTCTGTTATTTCTTGCCGTCTTGTTTCCGATCGGACTCAGAATGCAGGCTCCGTTCGGAATTTTTCGCAATCTATTGGAGTACGGAACCGTATTCTTATCCTTCGTGTTTTTACTCAGAGCGATCGGAGACTTTAAACTCGTCGGGTTTTTCAAAAGAATCCGGGGAACCGACTTCGCAAAATACGACGACCTCTACTATTCTCCCCTTTGTCTTATACTTTCCCTTTTGCTGTTCGTTTCCCGTTTCTAAAAAACCGTTCTTATTTTTCAGAAAGAATTTATTTTCCATTTGATAAAAACCGGGCTTTGATTTCCATTCTTCATCCATGAAATCAAACCACAAATTTTCGGATAAACTTCGGTATCATTTCGACAACTTCATGTCCAGAGGAGGAGGTTCGGTATTCGTAGCGCTGATCACTTTGTTCCTGATCGCGTTCGTATTGCTCTCCGTATTTCGTTTGTTAGGCGGACTGATTTTTCCGGACGAATCGATCCAAGGAAAGGGAGAATTTTTGTGGAGAGTATTCCTGCAGATCTCCGACGCGGGCGCGGTCGCCGAAGACGGAGAATCGAACTGGTTCAATAAAACTACCGGAATTCTCACCGTGTTCCTCGGATTGGTGCTCTTTTCGAGTTTGGTCGCGTTCATCACGAATCAGTTCGATCAAAAAATCCAGGACCTAAGAAAAGGGAAAAGCGACGTATTAGAAAAAGATCATACGATTATTCTCGGCTTCGGAGTTCGGGTCGTGGAGATCATCAAGGAATTGATCGAAGCGAATTCTTCCGAATCGAGAGCCGTAGTCGTGATCCTCGCCGAAGAAGACAAGGAAGCGATGGACGATTATCTTTCTGAAAATCTGGAGGAAAGAAAAACGACGAAGATCATCACACGTTCCGGAACTCCTTCGAGTCTTCATTCTTTGAGAAAAGTGAACGCCGGAGAAGCGAAGTCCGTGTTGGTTCTCAATTCTTCCGGAGAAGAGGACGGTAAGGACGGCAGAAACATCGGGGACGCAAAGGTTTTAAAATCGTTGATGGCGTTAGTCGCGCTTGGTCACGAACGGGAGCTTCCTCCGATCGTTGCGGAACTCTACAACGAGGAAAATCGAATGATCGCCCAGGAACTTTCCTCTTCGATCCAAGTGATGGACGAAAGGAATATTCTCGCCAAACTTCTCGTTCAAACCTCGAGAACCTCGGGGCTCGCGGTCGTATATTCCAATCTTGTGGGATTCGAAGGCGACGAGATCTACTTCTACAAACCTTCTTCGGGTTGGAAGGGCAACGATTATCAACAAATTTCATTTCGGTTTAACGAATCGGTTCCATTGGGTTTTCGCAAAGAGGACGGTGAAATCATTTTAAATCCTTCTCAGGATTACGTTCCGAGCGATTCCGAGGACGCGATCCTTCTCGCGGAAGACGATTCCAAAATCCGTTATTCGGACTCGCCGGTCGCAAGTCCGAAGGACTTCAATCTTCCCAAAAAGAAAAGAAACAACCCTGTCGACAAACAACTGATCGTGGGTTGGAATTCGAAAAGTCCTTTGATCGTGGAAGAATACGCGAAGTTCGTTTCTCCCGGTTCGACGATCGACATTCTAGTCAAACAGATCGACGACGAGTTCAAGTCCACGGTTCTTCGTTTGAAGAAAAAATATCCGAAGATCACGTTACGCTCCTTTCAAGCCGATCTTTCCCAGGAATCGGTGATGAAACGTCTCGCTCCCGAATCTTACGATTCCGTAATATTCTTAGCAGAGGAAAAGGAGAACATAGAGGAAGTGGACGCGCAGACGATTTCGTTGTTGCTTCGTTTTAGACAATACTTCAAACGATACGCGTTCAAAACGGGCAATCAACCGTCTACTCAGCTCATCACCGAAATCATGAATTCCGAAAACACGGAGATCGTTCTCGAAACCGGAGTGAAGGACTTTCTGATTTCCAATCAGTTCGTTTCCAAGATGATGGCTCAGGTTTCGCAGGAACCGGACGTGATGAGAATCTACGAAAATCTTTTCAGCCCGGAAGGAAGCGAGATTTATCTCAAACCCGCGTCCTTATATTTCGATCATCTTCCTCAGACCTTGAGTTTCGCCGATTGTGTAGGCGCGGCTTTAAAACGCGGAGAAACCTGTTTCGGAATTCGAATCGCTTCCGAGGAATTGGAGGAGGAAAACGGATACGGAGTTCACCTAATCCCTCTTAAGGACGCGAACTTTACGGTTCGTCCCGAAGATACTTTGATCGTATTGGCGGAGGATCAATCTTAATCTCGCGTCTTAGGTAGCGAGATTGTCCGACTTCCGCGATGCGTTTAAAACGTGTTCATCGGAAATATTGAATGCGACATTCGTAAAAAAGATATTTCCAAGTAAAAAATCCGTTCTCCTTGTCTGTTCAAAATGGCAAGAAGCGTAAAAGAATCAGAGAACGGATTTTATGAAAAAAGCGAAAACTACGATCCTCCTCATTCTTCTCTGCGTCCGATGTCAGAGCGATAAAATCGATCTCGTAAGCGGCAAGGATGCGATCGAAAGAATTTCCAAAGAGATCTCGGTCATTTCCACGTTCGAAAGTTTCGGCAGTCCTAGAATCAACAATACGACCTGTAACGTCGGCACGGACAACACAACACCTTACGCCGCGCCTATCGACACCAATCCGAATGAAACGTATGCGACGGCGCAATCGATTTCGCTTCAATATCCCCAGTTCTCAAGAGTAAAAATAACCGGCAATATTTCCAATCCGACGGACAAGGATGTTTTCGTTTTTACGAGTAACCTGTTTCTCTTTGGACAATTCTCGCAGCTGACTGGCGCGGCGGCCTGTAAGATCAGCTACGGCGCGGATGAAACGATGAACAATAGTTTCTATCCAACCGGCATCAGCATGCCTCTTACGGTGGGAACGAACGCATTCAGCCGAACGATCGGAACCAATCCTTGGGAAGCCGTATACATAGGTTGCGAGGGAACCACGGGACAGGATTATACTCTGCAAGTGGATTACAACACGACCGGAACCTTTGCGAACTCGAACACGATAAGCGTAGGAATCTCTCCCGCCGGGCTTAACATGTTTACATCCCATCTGATTTTTATCGAAGCGATGGGAATCGAAAAATCGAAAACGTATACGACAGATTCTATGAATCGATGTATCGACGCGATTCGAACCAAAGGTTTTATATTTGCAATCGCAAATTACAACCGAACCTTCTCGCTCTGCGCGAGCAACAGAGCCGCTTACGAAGCGGAAAGAATATTTTTGTTAAGCGAAGACTGCACCTTAAAACCGGCCC from Leptospira kmetyi serovar Malaysia str. Bejo-Iso9 harbors:
- the nuoF gene encoding NADH-quinone oxidoreductase subunit NuoF encodes the protein MAEMKLLTKYIDNPKSAELEFYESVHGYDGMKKALQMKPDDIIAEVKKSGLRGRGGAGFPTGLKWSFIPKDIPKPKYIICNADEGEPGTFKDRKLIENLPHQIIEGMIIGAKAIGSSKGFFYIRGEFQKGARTMQKAIDEAYAKGYLGQNILGSGFDFDLILYEGAGAYICGEETALINSLEGRRGHPRLKPPFPAVSGLYRSPTVVNNVETFSAVPHILDKGADWYSKIGTEKSPGTRLFSVSGHVKRPGVYEIELGTPLLELVNDLCGGIVDDKPLKAIIPGGSSVPILTAEECKTANMDFESMAAHKTMLGSGAVIVLAEGTDIVETTYRFARFYAHESCGQCTPCREGTHWVRDILYKIREGEGTTQDIDLILSLSRNMEGGTTICPLSDACVGAVRPALQKFRAEFDAKLKDKPEPTPDHPRRRKEDKISESATAGGRTAP
- the nuoE gene encoding NADH-quinone oxidoreductase subunit NuoE codes for the protein MSYKFSAESEKRFQKMLEVFPDKRSLILPCLYILQREHGFVDQEGMNYIADRLGDPISLAQVYGVATFYTLYNKKPVGKYHIQICGTSSCYLQGNDTIEKHLCEKLGIHLGQTTPDQKFTLEEVECLGACGYAPMVQINDDFHEQLTPEKVDQILSGLN
- the nuoD gene encoding NADH dehydrogenase (quinone) subunit D, which encodes MMYEKTAEHFGQKFANLPEGHLLVNLGPSHPATHGILQNVIQLDGERIVEAESIIGYVHRCFEKLGERYTYNQFLVCTDRMNYVSTPLNNIGWILAVEKMMQIEVPDRVTYVRMIISELSRIMDHIICTGILGVDLGAFSGMLHLFHHRENIYQVIEKLTGARLTTTFCRIGGLERDLYPEFVKEVKLICKGLKPAIEEFNSLLLKNKIFLGRTEGIGGISAEDAIAYGFSGPNLRAAGVDWDVRKDEPYMLYDKVDFDVPVGEDGSVLHRSLVRMEEMRQSIRIIEQLVDGIPEGPWHADLPHAYLPEKNKVYNNMEELIYHFKIIMHGVKVPPGEHYMATEAANGELGFYIVSEGEKSPWRVHVRRPCFWYYQSFSELVRGGLLADSVATMSSLNVIAGELDC
- a CDS encoding NADH-quinone oxidoreductase subunit C, with the translated sequence MKEEVERFLKEKFPHFLDTQETTISNVPVFFLKAEGLVPVLSALKNDPTLNYNFLNDLTAVDWLGKKEPRFEVCYLLRSGSKASSRIQFKVRLEDGESVPSITSVFKGANWPEREVYDLFGISFIGHPSLDRILMPDNFQGHPLRKDFPLEGFGQDYLIEDLLQIHVNEDITKEGGK
- a CDS encoding NADH-quinone oxidoreductase subunit B; protein product: MGLSDLSKAPGQALGDMVQLGSIESVIQWGRSYSLWPYPFATACCGIEYMSTACSDYDIARFGAERPSFSPRQADMILVLGTITYKMAPVLRQIYDQMAEPKFVISVGACASSGGMFHTYGVLQGVDRILPVDIYVPGCPPRPEAILDALLKLQAKLKTQGLEARRQEVMQKIQELNERNKPLVVR
- a CDS encoding NADH-quinone oxidoreductase subunit A; the protein is MDSAPEHLGPLLIQFLLGVGFSALILTLAILIGPKKKSKPQDTFECGVQYYGDARGLFNIKFYLVAVLFILFDIEAVFLFPYAVNLIGFKNAGIGLFLVVEMFVFVLTLVVGLYYIWKKGALEWD
- a CDS encoding MaoC family dehydratase; amino-acid sequence: MAKVVLSSFAELEAYTGKEIGVSDYHTVTQEQVNKFADATLDHQWIHTDPARAAKESPFGGTIAHGYLTLSMAPYLLSQILELKNIKMGINYGMEKLRFLEPVKVGSKLRIRAELIELKDLRGTARMTLKMTFETEGSTKAAAVGEVIYLYQFA
- a CDS encoding MarR family winged helix-turn-helix transcriptional regulator → MSPRLIIYMISRIRDEFHRHLNLELKEKGLGPLTTTHADILFALVKKKKAQMQEIAKMINRDKSTLTALVDKLEALGFVERTRDPEDQRIVHLELTNKAYSVRPVLLGISRSLVNNLYKGFTEDEKRELVRLLMKLYQNQNPESATVELLQ
- a CDS encoding DUF3995 domain-containing protein, giving the protein MEPIAQITSWISGTILFVLSGLHFYWVAGGTKGKNRAIPEVQGKPAFQPGKLTTATVGILLFLAVLFPIGLRMQAPFGIFRNLLEYGTVFLSFVFLLRAIGDFKLVGFFKRIRGTDFAKYDDLYYSPLCLILSLLLFVSRF
- a CDS encoding CASTOR/POLLUX-related putative ion channel, which encodes MKSNHKFSDKLRYHFDNFMSRGGGSVFVALITLFLIAFVLLSVFRLLGGLIFPDESIQGKGEFLWRVFLQISDAGAVAEDGESNWFNKTTGILTVFLGLVLFSSLVAFITNQFDQKIQDLRKGKSDVLEKDHTIILGFGVRVVEIIKELIEANSSESRAVVVILAEEDKEAMDDYLSENLEERKTTKIITRSGTPSSLHSLRKVNAGEAKSVLVLNSSGEEDGKDGRNIGDAKVLKSLMALVALGHERELPPIVAELYNEENRMIAQELSSSIQVMDERNILAKLLVQTSRTSGLAVVYSNLVGFEGDEIYFYKPSSGWKGNDYQQISFRFNESVPLGFRKEDGEIILNPSQDYVPSDSEDAILLAEDDSKIRYSDSPVASPKDFNLPKKKRNNPVDKQLIVGWNSKSPLIVEEYAKFVSPGSTIDILVKQIDDEFKSTVLRLKKKYPKITLRSFQADLSQESVMKRLAPESYDSVIFLAEEKENIEEVDAQTISLLLRFRQYFKRYAFKTGNQPSTQLITEIMNSENTEIVLETGVKDFLISNQFVSKMMAQVSQEPDVMRIYENLFSPEGSEIYLKPASLYFDHLPQTLSFADCVGAALKRGETCFGIRIASEELEEENGYGVHLIPLKDANFTVRPEDTLIVLAEDQS